The nucleotide sequence ATGGCCCAAACCATTTGCATGGTGGCAACCGGGGGTACAATCAGCGTATCTGGTCAGTCAGCGCAGAACATAACGATACTGAAGCCCGGTTGACTCTGCGTTATCAATCACCGGACGGTGAAGAAGGTTATCCGGGCAACCTTGATATACAGGTAACCTACTGCCTGAACAGCCAGAATGAGCTGACTGTCAGCTACTGTGCAACTACCGATAAGACAACTGTCGTCAACCTTACAAATCACTCTTATTTTAACCTTAAAGGCTCAGGGAGCTGTCTCGAACATGAGTTGCAGTTAGTTGCCGATTCGTTCGTGCCAACCAATGCATCGGCAATACCTTTTGGCGATATCAAACCTGTTGCAGGGACACCCATGGATTTCAGAGAGCCAAGGGTGATCGGGCAGGATATTGATGCGGATAACCAACAACTGCTACAGGCTCTTGGATACGATCATAGCTGGGTAATCAATCAAGGGGATTCGCGACTGAAAGAATGCGCAGTGGTCATCGAGCCGGAAACAGGGCGAAGCATGACGGTAAAAACAACCCAGCCCGCTGTACAGTTTTATACGGGCAACTTTCTGGATGACCTGCCCGGAAAAGCGGGGCGTCGCTATAACAAGCGAGATGGTTTCTGTCTGGAAACCCAGCATTTCCCGGATTCTCCCAACCAGGCTGACTTTCCCTCAACCGAACTGAAGCCCGGCGAGGTATACGATCACACAACCGTATTTGCTTTTGGTTTAAGTGAATAATTGAGCAAGACAAGGCACTGTATGCCCAGTGCCTTTAATTATGATGAATATCAGGAACTCTTCCCTTAATACACAGTCCAAAGGCTAACTATAAGAAATAGAGGAAGAAAAATGTTTTATAGAATATTCAAAAAAATAATGC is from Endozoicomonas gorgoniicola and encodes:
- a CDS encoding aldose epimerase family protein, translated to MTMTIKQEPFGQTSQGETVTRYTLTNAQGTEVSILNLGGIIQSLKTADKNGHFADIVLGCDNVADYENQSAYLGALCGRYANRIREGQLVIDGRHYQLACNNGPNHLHGGNRGYNQRIWSVSAEHNDTEARLTLRYQSPDGEEGYPGNLDIQVTYCLNSQNELTVSYCATTDKTTVVNLTNHSYFNLKGSGSCLEHELQLVADSFVPTNASAIPFGDIKPVAGTPMDFREPRVIGQDIDADNQQLLQALGYDHSWVINQGDSRLKECAVVIEPETGRSMTVKTTQPAVQFYTGNFLDDLPGKAGRRYNKRDGFCLETQHFPDSPNQADFPSTELKPGEVYDHTTVFAFGLSE